The Leucobacter chromiiresistens genome window below encodes:
- a CDS encoding PH domain-containing protein yields MLFTAVSMGCLAFAILADREDRPFAVMVTLLFLGVTFLVVMELVMLRRVVWDGFRLRSGTEMHFVGTGFSGVSPALAGLCFTSAAAIIIWTWVTPGEIPITGPVGRTGGLLLLTFMGLGTLSVVVLKRFYPSGIKMDAEAVRVRQGISEHCFRWSELESVTLHIRRRHAFLDIAGEEGNHLSLPAIYYESNPYYVAELILFYLRHPDRRELLCDPDAAIREVMEIEGPDAP; encoded by the coding sequence GTGCTCTTCACGGCTGTCAGTATGGGGTGCCTGGCGTTCGCCATACTCGCCGACCGAGAAGACCGGCCCTTCGCGGTGATGGTGACGTTGCTCTTCCTGGGGGTCACTTTCCTCGTCGTCATGGAGCTCGTCATGCTCAGGCGCGTGGTGTGGGACGGCTTTCGGCTCCGATCCGGCACCGAGATGCACTTCGTCGGCACTGGATTCTCCGGCGTATCGCCCGCACTCGCGGGGCTGTGCTTCACGAGTGCGGCAGCCATCATCATATGGACGTGGGTCACCCCCGGTGAGATCCCCATCACCGGTCCCGTCGGTCGCACCGGGGGGCTGCTCCTGCTCACCTTCATGGGGCTCGGCACGCTGAGCGTCGTCGTTCTCAAACGCTTCTATCCGTCCGGCATCAAGATGGACGCGGAAGCAGTGCGGGTGCGCCAGGGGATCAGCGAACATTGCTTTCGTTGGAGCGAACTCGAGAGCGTAACCCTGCATATCCGCCGCAGACACGCCTTTCTCGACATCGCGGGCGAGGAGGGAAACCACCTGTCGCTTCCCGCCATCTACTACGAGTCGAATCCCTACTACGTCGCGGAGCTGATCCTCTTCTACCTGCGTCACCCGGATCGGCGCGAGCTGCTGTGCGATCCGGATGCTGCGATCCGCGAGGTGATGGAGATCGAAGGGCCTGATGCGCCATGA